Below is a window of Nicotiana tabacum cultivar K326 chromosome 19, ASM71507v2, whole genome shotgun sequence DNA.
ccccgggacctcgagcaaatataccaaccaatcttaaaataccatacaaacttagtcgagcactcaaatcccatcaaacaacgcaaaaatcacgaatcaccctccaattcaattttaaagaacttgaaacttcaaaattctacaaccgatgtcgaaacctatcaaatcacgtccgattgacctcaaattttgtgcacaagtcataatcaacattacggacctactccaactttcggaatcaaaaaATGACTcagatatcaaaaattccactaccggtccaaaactccaaaaattagACTTTCGTCATTTccagcctaaatgagctacgaacctccaaaacacaatccggacatgctcctaaatccaaaattacctaacgaagctaacggaaccgacgaaattttatttcggagtcgtcttcacacagtttcgactacggtccaaatcctaaggcttaagctctcatttagggactaagtgtcccaaaatactctgaaactcaaaaccaatcatcccggcaagtcacaattgaagaaaaagatttgggaaaagcagttaataggggatcgaggctattactctcaaaacgaccggccgggtcgtcacatttttGGAACGAACTTCTCTCTATTCATTTGGTCCAATTCGCACCTTCAGAAAAAATCGGAAGCAATTCAGATCAGCACATATGCGTGAAATTTATCTTGATAGTTTCATCAGTTTAAAAATGGCCCACATGTTTCTTACAAGTCAATTTCGTGAAATATTACTACTTGCATGTGTTTAAAATATAACGGAGACCAAAAGTGATAAACGTAAGGCTAAACTGCgcaaaaataaatttaaagaatttttttaaaCTATTCTAATTATAAGAGactattttttgtcattttctcaAAAGAGCGCTCAAAGGAATAATGCCATTGGTGATCGTATCATTGAAAATAAGGCATTCAATTCGAGCTACCAACCCACTATATTTGGAAGTTCAATTTGTCAAGAAAGAAGgggaattaaatagataaaagtAATATAAGTCATGAACAAATTTTCAGGTCTGGGTAATTCTTCATTTTATGTTTACTTTTTCTGCCATTTGTGGACTTAACTAGCCAGGAAAGTGGGAGTAGGAGGGGAAAGAAAGAAAACGCAAGTTACCTTTATTTTCATTTTACTTCTTTTCGTCCTGACAGATTTGTGAATGATTCAAACATGTTTATACtattccaaaataaataaaagaataaatacTTTCAAGAGATAAATTGAATTTGAGTGACCTTTGGACCGCTACTGTTAAAGTGTTAAGTCAAATCTGTCCTACTTCTGTGCAAATTAGGTGAAAGCAAAGATAAAGTAactatttattttcttttgcagTTTTATCATCATTCATATTCGAAATTCATTGAACCAACTAATTCTAATTTATATCGCGTAAATCCATTAAAACGAGTTAAGTATACAATTGAAAGGTTTTCTATTCCTAGGCTCACAAGTCACAGCCACATTTTTCTTATCAAGGCTTAAGAAATTCCACCTATATAACCACATTCTTCGGTGATAACGACAAAGATTTATTTTCGTGGAAAGGATAATTCATTCGAATAAATGTTAGAGTCGAACTACATTACCAAAATCAATATTATATATTTGAAAGAGGTGGATaactacccatactctattaTAATAAGGTACACTTTTTCAACCTCTAATTCTAAAGGTCTTGAGCCGACAGGAAAAAGCCGATTTTAGGAAAACTTGCCGTTTCCAGTCCATTTTTTCTCCTAATTTGACTCTAAGTTTGGCGAAAATCCTCAATCCATAAATTTAGAACCAGAAGAAAACCATTGCTACAGTCTCTGAGAAAGAAGCCCATAGTTTTTGCACAAGGAACATGCATATGGTGAAGCTCTAGTATGATAGTAttagattttatttaaatttttgttttctggATATTAGATTTTATTTATCTTCATTATTTTAGGCCTATACGATTAATTATGTAATGATAAATTGCTactgatatgtctacaagcccgTCAAGCTCAGTTGGTAGAGCGCAAGGCTCTTAACCTTGTGGTCGTGGGTTCGAGCCCCACGGTGGgcggtttttaaaatttttcgaCTAAAGCCGCAATTTTCTCAACAGTAAGTTCAATTTGATGTGTTAATAGATCATGTAAGTTCAATTTGATGTGTTAATAGATCTAATGatactattttttttcctttacaaACATGAATTCCATGGGAGTAGTTATGTAAGGATTCCAAGTAGTCCTCTTTTAACCAAATCAAAGAATAAATGCATGGAAAATAAGATCTGCAGTTTAATATATTATTACTTAGTTCAAACTATCAAGCAAAGGGGTGTCTACAAAAgtgtgaaagaaagagaaaactcTGACGAAAACTGATAAAATGCCGTTAAAttgttacaaaaaaaaatacactATGTAATAcccaagaagaaaaagaaaaaagattagcGCTAGTTTTATTGACAACTTCTTAGCTCTTCCTTTATGAGACGGACTGCTTCTGATACTCCATCCTGGATATTTGCCAAAACCAAGCAAGATGTTAAAAATGTCACTTAAATCTTATAATGCTAAACTAAAGTAGTAAAGTGGCAGTTGCCAGAGGCGGATCTAGAGCGAGTTCAGTGGGTTCAATTGAACCAACTACTTTCTGCTCAAATCACTCATACATATGCAAGAAtactatataaaatataaatacatAATAAATCACATCTATTTCTAGACCTGTTAACTTTAAATCTTAGATTTGCCTCTGGCTACAGCTTATAATGTAGCATTATATTAGTTTATTCATCACCAAGAATTAATCCTACCTCATTTGACAATTTATTAGAAATCTGCAAAGCACGGGCTTTGACTTCAGAAGCCTGTGTATAGTCCAAGGCCCTCACAAGCATGTTTGCAGCTTCCTTGATATAGAAATCCTCATCTTTATCTGGCACCAAGTGTTCTCTTCTCAATGGCTCGGGGGCAACACCAAGCCAAAACATCCTCTCCGCCCAGTAGAATTGATCCAGCATAAATGGACATATCACCTGCCATTGTAGGAGAAGCTGAATCAATTTCCAACCTTTGACCTATACTGAACTAAAATCTTAATATCAAACATCAATCCTAGTTTCACCACGTCAGTCGGAACATTCCATGACATCTTCTTAACGGTTACTCTATCAAAATACACTTCTGACCTTTATGCAATTATCGGTCACATGAGCTTATATATGATGGTTAATATCAACCTGGAAAGTCTTTCTAAGCTTCCTTTGTCAGTTTAAACAATTTATTATAACAAAATACTACTATGTCAAATCGCAAGCTAATTGGGGCCGGCTATATGAATCTCCATTATCTATTTTGCTCCATTTAGACCCgtaccataccaatatgcaataATTTAAGTTCTTTTAACAATAAAAGTTCTCTACATTTCTAGTGGCATGCAAATCTCTTTAAGcaatatatcataattttgcCAAAAAGCAATGAAGTAATATGCTTTGATTAATGAAATCTTCTTCCTCACAGAAAGCCCACACATCAGGGTCATTACAATAACTTCTCTGCATTAATCTTTCTCATATTTCCCCTCCACAAAAATGAATATTACTActcaaataataaatgagatggtAGTTAAGTGAAGATTCCACAGATTTGAAACCttataaagtaaaaaagaaaaaaatcaagatTCTTCCTAAATATACCAAGTTTTCCAGACAATGAATTGCTTTAACAATTGAAATTTCATCATGCCAATAACTCATTTATGGTCCAGATACAGGCATTGTCTTCATAATGTCCACCACATAAACTAAAAACCATACAAGCCATTCtgttaaaaaaaactaaatggtTTTCCAGAAATAATAAGGGAGTTGAAAGACTTCAGAGATTGCAAATAATTCCAAAAAATCAATGACGAAACAAACCTGAGGAACTCCAGCCTGTAAAGCAGCAGCAGTGGATCCACTGGGGATGTTAACACCAAAGATAGCAGCAAAATGTCAATAACAAGGCACATAATAGTTAacactctctctttctctctgtctctcactctctctctcgCTCTCACACACAGAGACAGGAAGAGGATAAAGAAAATTAAATGAAACACATCAAACCTTCCACCGTGATGGACTGCAGCTGCACATCTTGGGAACAGCCAGTTGTATGGGACGGAACTTGGAGAAAAATAAGTAGATATCAATTACCAGAATAACTGTATATGACATTTTAAATAGCTTCCTAACTGTTACTTGGAATCCTAAACATGGAGTACAAAGATCTGAATCCTAAACATGGAGTATGGagattaatagcctgtttggccaagcttctaaaatcaacttattttgagaagtgcttttcaaaaaaagtacttttggtgaaaaacagtttgtgtttggctatataatttaaaaagtacttttgagtagcaattagtgtttgaccaagcttttaaaaagtgcttctaagtgtatttttctcaaaagtgattttcaaaaaagtgcttttagagagaagctatttttttctgcttctaaaaaactgcttctgcttctgcttttgtgcATCGCTTAGAGCAAAAACATACTCCAAAAAGCATAACTGTAGACTTCTAGTTGAGTTACCAAAGACTCAAGTAGATCCAGTATAAAGAACTTACCCACAGAAACAAAAGAGTCGGCCTCCGAAAAGAGAAACTCCTTCATTACTCCAATGTGTTTGTTCTGAACAAGAGGATGCTTCCTTGGCATATGATTCAATTGCTTCTTCTAAAGGTTTATAGCCAGCTGAGAACAGAATAAATCTGCAACCCGATATGTCTAACGCAGTTCCAAGCACCCGAAGGAATGCACGAGGGTTCCTCAGGAAACCCATGCTGCAGAAGAGACAATAGGCAAGTTCATGATAAGAATGTAGTCAGACAACAGCACAAAGAGTAGTTAAACAAAATTCAACTAAAGCTTGTCCTGCAGAAAAGTATACATGTCAGAAACACAAAGATGAAGGAATGACGAATTGTAACCACCAAAATAAACGTGTTAAATTCTATGAAAGGAACAGAAACTTAAACTAACTATAGTTCCTCCATTATAGACTTACTAACCTGAAGAGCCACACTTATTTTCTTAGTACTAAATATCAAAGGGAAAATCCCATATATAAGGGTATGAAAAACGTAGGGAATCTTACACAGCTATGACTCTTCGCAAGGACCAACTGATCGTCTATGCCAATCGGAACTTGATTGGTGCTCCAAAGCTTTTCAGTCAAACATAAAGTACTACTAATACGTAAGCTATTTTCAATCCCGCCAAGAACTCTACAGTTTCTCTCATTCCAGACCGTCCTATTTAGTACAATCTCTATCTGTGATACTGAGATGTTTTGGATTATTATGGACCATGCCGGGACGGTAAAGGATTCAGTTGGGGTTTTAGAAGACGAAAGCAAAGATGCAGGGCATGGGATATTACTCTGCTAGCTCTTATGTGGGTTgtttggagagagagagagagaaacatGGGAGCTTTTGAGGGAATCGAGCTTGATTTTGTACATTTGAAGAATAGCCTCTATCTTTGATGTCGTTTTGCTGGAGGCTGGAGCCATGAGGTTCCTATTTGTATGGGGATTGGTGCAGCTGCAGCCATGAGGTTCCTATCTAGTTTTGTAGGCTCTACTTTTTCGGTATACCTCTTCTACACGGGAGTAGTTCTCCCCATTGTTAATGAAATAATTTcttgataaaaaagaaaaaatcatttcttaataaaaaagaaaaagtagaatCGCTATCTGATTTGACATAAATCAAGAATTCAGAGATTCACTTATCGGTATTGGATTTAATGCGGCTTTGATTATTTTGGTCATTTAAGAAGAACAGAGACACGCTTAAAAtgaacataaaaaataaatagcatAAACTAACTTGCACACAGGTAAAAGACCATCCATTATTCCCTGAAAACTTAAATAGTGAAAGAAGAACATAGCTTTGcattaaaaaaaaactcaaatgGGACCTTACCTTCCAACTGAACTCAGTCCTATGAAAACAGGCAGCTCTTTAGCAGGAAATTTGATGAAAAACTGCAAGCCGAGGTGGGCAGAACACAGTTTGTTTTGCTTATTCAAATTCCCTGAAATACCGGATGCAGAGATTTCTGCACAGTCATTGCATGAAAACTGCCATTTCCTGGGAGGAAACCAAAAGCCACAAACCCGCACTTTTGATGGCCAATAACCTAAATAGTAAAGGTTTTCACTTATCAGCTCAATAGCAACAGAAAACCACAACAGCTTTCTCAATATGGCTTCGTTAATTATCACCTTTTGCATTGACAAAACTATCTGAGAGAGATGGCTTAACAATCTTGTCTTCTCGTCACTTTACAAAGAATGTAGTTTGATTATCTTACATAGCCAAAGTATGGAAAATTTTGTAGCCTTAAACTCAACAGAGAACTTGTAATATAGCTGGATATACTCTAAAATAGAACAGCAAAGTGGGTTTCCACAAACATGTACGATTAGAATTttagaacatagtagaagaaaacaAGGCACAGACACACATTCTGAGAACCATCAACGTGTTTCCTCATAACACCATTCTTGCAATTCCATTACCACAATTGTGTGCAAAAATTAATTGTAAAATGCAGTTTTTAAACATTCTAAGCAGTTATGCTACGAAAAGTCAAAATATCAAAACAGgcaaaatatatttatattaccTGCTGAATGCAACTTGAAAACTTCATTAACAGTTATGCATATAGAAGAGCCAAGTCGTTTTGAATCATGAGACAACTACTAAGTATTATTTAAATCGACGactataaaataattaatttcatattaatCACTTCTATTACAGAATAAGCGACTAGAAAagaaaaagtgataaaaatcaATTCCGATTAACAAATGATTTGATCAGGAGAAGTGATTTAAGCAggtgaaaaaaaaaaccaaaacagGCCCtcaaaagttaaaacttgatattactttttcagaaaaaaaaaacgtGTCACTTGGGCCATGTCTTGAGTCTTGAAAAACTTCAagttatattaaaaataaaagccATATGATTTGAGCAATtaaattgttggcatttattctTGTGCCAAGGGAAATGTCCACATGGAACTATGAAGAGATGTCAGAAATATTTCAACATAATCCATACCAGGGCATTCGACAATTTCTTTGCTAAATCCATACCTGTCATCAAGCCACTGTATGTCAGAAAGCAGTTCTTCTTTACAAAAGGTAATACAGGCACCAGGATAGTGCATGTTAGAAGAGAAAATACGTATGTCAGAAAGTGCAATAGCAGTTTTCCTGTTACAATTAACAGACCATGGAAACATATGAATCAGGATGCCAATAACCTATAGGTCAAGGTTAAAATGCCAACTTGTTTTATTTGAAATACTTTGCAAAATACATTTTTACACAATTTTCCCCTGTCGCTCTGTGTAGAAAGCAACATGGTTAATGGAATACCAAATCTCAGGTAAGCTCTTTACCGGGAAGCACCTTACatagaaattttttaaaaagctAGTAAAGACATTATTAATTCTTTTATACACCTTTAAGATTTAGCCTTTCTTATCTTCTAGACCTCTATAGTGTTCCATAGTTCCATAGATGTTCTTTAGCTGGTACAATAATCTTACAATAGCAGAGGAGACGGGAGCCTCTCATGGAATGTCGGAAGACCAGTTACAGGGTCCTGCATTGAAATGAACAACCAGTAAATACAACAAAGCAATAAAATTAACAGAGATTCAATAGGAGTGAGCACATTCGTTGTTAACCAAAGAACAAGCGATCCGAAACAGTTCAGTTTATGGGTTCAGTTTTTGGTAACTCGAATTGGCTACtggtttttgttttcaaaatctagGTTCCATTCTGTTTTC
It encodes the following:
- the LOC107777967 gene encoding sterol 3-beta-glucosyltransferase-like isoform X5, with product MKSKPRAVFMAFGTKGDVYPVAAIAAAFASDQEQYQVVFITHSAHENLRMHLRANQVMYIPVSSPPAVSPLEHYGSTEVTFSAHKREITQNHRHECTLIFEDIFGDVPNVEGDLIAINFFALEGWSLAELFQIRCIVVAPFVVPYSAPSSFERQFRKELPDLYKYLQEAPSHKVGWKDVIHWMWPLFAEEWGSWRSLDLKLSAFPFTDPVTGLPTFHERLPSPLLLYGFSKEIVECPGYWPSKVRVCGFWFPPRKWQFSCNDCAEISASGISGNLNKQNKLCSAHLGLQFFIKFPAKELPVFIGLSSVGSMGFLRNPRAFLRVLGTALDISGCRFILFSAGYKPLEEAIESYAKEASSCSEQTHWSNEGVSLFGGRLFCFCGSVPYNWLFPRCAAAVHHGGSGSTAAALQAGVPQVICPFMLDQFYWAERMFWLGVAPEPLRREHLVPDKDEDFYIKEAANMLVRALDYTQASEVKARALQISNKLSNEDGVSEAVRLIKEELRSCQ
- the LOC107777967 gene encoding uncharacterized protein LOC107777967 isoform X7 — its product is MSQMWRVILLLLISLLCAPSSFERQFRKELPDLYKYLQEAPSHKVGWKDVIHWMWPLFAEEWGSWRSLDLKLSAFPFTDPVTGLPTFHERLPSPLLLKTAIALSDIRIFSSNMHYPGACITFCKEELLSDIQWLDDRYGFSKEIVECPGYWPSKVRVCGFWFPPRKWQFSCNDCAEISASGISGNLNKQNKLCSAHLGLQFFIKFPAKELPVFIGLSSVGSMGFLRNPRAFLRVLGTALDISGCRFILFSAGYKPLEEAIESYAKEASSCSEQTHWSNEGVSLFGGRLFCFCGSVPYNWLFPRCAAAVHHGGSGSTAAALQAGVPQVICPFMLDQFYWAERMFWLGVAPEPLRREHLVPDKDEDFYIKEAANMLVRALDYTQASEVKARALQISNKLSNEDGVSEAVRLIKEELRSCQ
- the LOC107777967 gene encoding uncharacterized protein LOC107777967 isoform X1 translates to MKSKPRAVFMAFGTKGDVYPVAAIAAAFASDQEQYQVVFITHSAHEVSKSGRVFILYFWNLRMHLRANQVMYIPVSSPPAVSPLEHYGSTEVTFSAHKREITQNHRHECTLIFEDIFGDVPNVEGDLIAINFFALEGWSLAELFQIRCIVVAPFVVPYSAPSSFERQFRKELPDLYKYLQEAPSHKVGWKDVIHWMWPLFAEEWGSWRSLDLKLSAFPFTDPVTGLPTFHERLPSPLLLKTAIALSDIRIFSSNMHYPGACITFCKEELLSDIQWLDDRYGFSKEIVECPGYWPSKVRVCGFWFPPRKWQFSCNDCAEISASGISGNLNKQNKLCSAHLGLQFFIKFPAKELPVFIGLSSVGSMGFLRNPRAFLRVLGTALDISGCRFILFSAGYKPLEEAIESYAKEASSCSEQTHWSNEGVSLFGGRLFCFCGSVPYNWLFPRCAAAVHHGGSGSTAAALQAGVPQVICPFMLDQFYWAERMFWLGVAPEPLRREHLVPDKDEDFYIKEAANMLVRALDYTQASEVKARALQISNKLSNEDGVSEAVRLIKEELRSCQ
- the LOC107777967 gene encoding uncharacterized protein LOC107777967 isoform X3; this encodes MKSKPRAVFMAFGTKGDVYPVAAIAAAFASDQEQYQVVFITHSAHEVSKSGRVFILYFWNLRMHLRANQVMYIPVSSPPAVSPLEHYGSTEVTFSAHKREITQNHRHECTLIFEDIFGDVPNVEGDLIAINFFALEGWSLAELFQIRCIVVAPFVVPYSAPSSFERQFRKELPDLYKYLQEAPSHKVGWKDVIHWMWPLFAEEWGSWRSLDLKLSAFPFTDPVTGLPTFHERLPSPLLLKTAIALSDIRIFSSNMHYPGACITFCKEELLSDIQWLDDRYGFSKEIVECPGYWPSKVRVCGFWFPPRKWQFSCNDCAEISASGISGNLNKQNKLCSAHLGLQFFIKFPAKELPVFIGLSSVGSMGFLRNPRAFLRVLGTALDISGCRFILFSAGYKPLEEAIESYAKEASSCSEQTHWSNEGVSLFGGRLFCFCGGSTAAALQAGVPQVICPFMLDQFYWAERMFWLGVAPEPLRREHLVPDKDEDFYIKEAANMLVRALDYTQASEVKARALQISNKLSNEDGVSEAVRLIKEELRSCQ
- the LOC107777967 gene encoding sterol 3-beta-glucosyltransferase-like isoform X2, coding for MKSKPRAVFMAFGTKGDVYPVAAIAAAFASDQEQYQVVFITHSAHENLRMHLRANQVMYIPVSSPPAVSPLEHYGSTEVTFSAHKREITQNHRHECTLIFEDIFGDVPNVEGDLIAINFFALEGWSLAELFQIRCIVVAPFVVPYSAPSSFERQFRKELPDLYKYLQEAPSHKVGWKDVIHWMWPLFAEEWGSWRSLDLKLSAFPFTDPVTGLPTFHERLPSPLLLKTAIALSDIRIFSSNMHYPGACITFCKEELLSDIQWLDDRYGFSKEIVECPGYWPSKVRVCGFWFPPRKWQFSCNDCAEISASGISGNLNKQNKLCSAHLGLQFFIKFPAKELPVFIGLSSVGSMGFLRNPRAFLRVLGTALDISGCRFILFSAGYKPLEEAIESYAKEASSCSEQTHWSNEGVSLFGGRLFCFCGSVPYNWLFPRCAAAVHHGGSGSTAAALQAGVPQVICPFMLDQFYWAERMFWLGVAPEPLRREHLVPDKDEDFYIKEAANMLVRALDYTQASEVKARALQISNKLSNEDGVSEAVRLIKEELRSCQ
- the LOC107777967 gene encoding uncharacterized protein LOC107777967 isoform X4, whose amino-acid sequence is MKSKPRAVFMAFGTKGDVYPVAAIAAAFASDQEQYQVVFITHSAHEVSKSGRVFILYFWNLRMHLRANQVMYIPVSSPPAVSPLEHYGSTEVTFSAHKREITQNHRHECTLIFEDIFGDVPNVEGDLIAINFFALEGWSLAELFQIRCIVVAPFVVPYSAPSSFERQFRKELPDLYKYLQEAPSHKVGWKDVIHWMWPLFAEEWGSWRSLDLKLSAFPFTDPVTGLPTFHERLPSPLLLYGFSKEIVECPGYWPSKVRVCGFWFPPRKWQFSCNDCAEISASGISGNLNKQNKLCSAHLGLQFFIKFPAKELPVFIGLSSVGSMGFLRNPRAFLRVLGTALDISGCRFILFSAGYKPLEEAIESYAKEASSCSEQTHWSNEGVSLFGGRLFCFCGSVPYNWLFPRCAAAVHHGGSGSTAAALQAGVPQVICPFMLDQFYWAERMFWLGVAPEPLRREHLVPDKDEDFYIKEAANMLVRALDYTQASEVKARALQISNKLSNEDGVSEAVRLIKEELRSCQ
- the LOC107777967 gene encoding uncharacterized protein LOC107777967 isoform X6 encodes the protein MKSKPRAVFMAFGTKGDVYPVAAIAAAFASDQEQYQVVFITHSAHEVSKSGRVFILYFWNLRMHLRANQVMYIPVSSPPAVSPLEHYGSTEVTFSAHKREITQNHRHECTLIFEDIFGDVPNVEGDLIAINFFALEGWSLAELFQIRCIVVAPFVVPYSAPSSFERQFRKELPDLYKYLQEAPSHKVGWKDVIHWMWPLFAEEWGSWRSLDLKLSAFPFTDPVTGLPTFHERLPSPLLLKTAIALSDIRIFSSNMHYPGACITFCKEELLSDIQWLDDRYGFSKEIVECPGYWPSKVRVCGFWFPPRKWQFSCNDCAEISASGISGNLNKQNKLCSAHLGLQFFIKFPAKELPVFIGLSSVGSMGFLRNPRAFLRVLGTALDISGCRFILFSAGYKPLEEAIESYAKEASSCSEQTHWSNEGVSLFGGRLFCFCGSVPYNWLFPRCAAAVHHGGRLEFLR